The following coding sequences are from one Chelonoidis abingdonii isolate Lonesome George chromosome 4, CheloAbing_2.0, whole genome shotgun sequence window:
- the LOC116833494 gene encoding LOW QUALITY PROTEIN: olfactory receptor 8U3-like (The sequence of the model RefSeq protein was modified relative to this genomic sequence to represent the inferred CDS: inserted 1 base in 1 codon) yields MVGGNHTLVTEFVLSGLTESPEMKAICFLLFLVMYLVSLVGNLGMIMLIRVDXRLHTPMYYFLSNLAFVDFCYSSTITPKILVDFLTERRAISFGGCIAQLFCFVLTASVECLLLAVMAYDQYVAICNPLLYMVIMSRRVCAQLVAGFYLIGFVHALAQIISTFRLSFCNSNVINHYFCDIPPLIQLSCSDTYSNEIMLYTFGTFHSIITSLEILVSYIYIISTILRIRSTGGRCKAFSTYASHLTAVMIFYGTTVFMYVRPISSYSLDQDKVISVFYTVVIPMLNPLIYSLRNKEVKDALKRLLDRVTVS; encoded by the exons ATGGTTGGGGGAAATCACACCCTGGTGACTGAGTTTGTTCTTTCAGGATTAACAGAAAGCCCAGAGATGAAGGCCATCTGCTTTCTGCTCTTCTTAGTGATGTACCTGGTCAGCCTGGTGGGAAATCTTGGGATGATCATGTTGATCAGGGTCG CCCGGCTCCACACCCCTATGTACTATTTCCTCAGTAATTTGGCTTTTGTGGATTTCTGCTACTCCTCAACCATCACCCCCAAGATACTGGTGGATTTCCTAACTGAGAGGAGAGCCATTTCATTTGGTGGGTGCATTGcacagctgttttgttttgtgctcACAGCAAGTGTTGAATGCCTCCTGTTGGCAGTGATGGCCTATGACCAGTACGTGGCCATCTGTAACCCACTACTCTATATGGTCATCATGTCCCGCAGAGTCTGTGCCCAGTTGGTGGCTGGCTTTTATCTCATTGGCTTTGTCCATGCACTGGCACAAATTATCTCCACCTTTCGACTGTCCTTCTGCAACTCTAATGTCATCAATCATTATTTCTGTGACATCCCCCCACTGATACAGCTCTCCTGCTCTGATACCTACAGCAATGAGATAATGCTTTACACCTTTGGTACATTTCACAGCATCATCACCTCATTGGAGATTCTGGTTTCCTATATCTatatcatctccaccatcctgaggatCCGCTCCACTGGGGGCAGAtgcaaagccttctccacctaTGCCTCCCACCTGACAGCTGTCATGATATTCTATGGCACCACAGTCTTTATGTATGTCAGGCCAATTTCCAGCTACTCGCTGGACCAGGACAAAGTAATCTCAGTGTTCTACACAGTGGTGATCCCCATGCTGAATCCTCttatctacagcctgaggaacaaggaggtgaaggATGCCCTGAAAAGGTTATTAGACCGAGTAACAGTTTCTTGA